The proteins below are encoded in one region of Sulfitobacter sp. SK012:
- a CDS encoding HpcH/HpaI aldolase family protein, with protein MKLKENKFLTALRAGRQQVGIWVSLSSAYAAEAVAPAGYDWALLDMEHSPNELASLLGQLQAFADSDTTAIVRPDWNDPVKIKRLLDMGVPGLLLPMVESIEEAEAAVAATRYPPNGIRGVAGTMRANRFGRVSDYFTEVENQTAVLIQLESVQAVENAASYAAVQGISGVFFGPADIGADMGILGDPMHPDIWTLIRPAARALMDRGIPVGTLVSDPDFATELLNEGFSFVACGSDAGLLAKGSDALLARVRGGLK; from the coding sequence ATGAAACTCAAAGAAAACAAATTCCTAACCGCCCTGCGCGCTGGTCGCCAGCAAGTTGGCATATGGGTCAGCCTTTCAAGCGCTTATGCCGCTGAAGCCGTGGCACCGGCGGGCTACGACTGGGCGCTGTTGGACATGGAGCATTCGCCAAATGAATTGGCCTCTCTTTTGGGTCAACTCCAAGCATTTGCTGACAGTGATACAACCGCCATCGTGCGTCCCGATTGGAACGATCCGGTCAAGATCAAGCGCCTGCTCGATATGGGTGTCCCAGGTCTGTTGTTGCCAATGGTCGAGAGCATTGAAGAGGCCGAGGCCGCCGTTGCAGCGACGCGTTATCCCCCAAACGGTATACGCGGTGTGGCGGGCACCATGCGCGCCAATCGCTTTGGACGCGTTAGTGATTATTTCACCGAAGTCGAAAACCAGACGGCCGTGCTGATCCAGTTGGAATCTGTGCAAGCGGTTGAGAATGCCGCGAGTTACGCCGCCGTTCAGGGTATCAGCGGTGTCTTCTTTGGCCCCGCAGATATTGGCGCGGATATGGGCATTCTGGGCGACCCGATGCACCCTGACATTTGGACGCTGATCCGCCCCGCTGCCCGCGCCCTGATGGACCGCGGTATCCCCGTCGGCACGCTCGTCTCGGACCCCGATTTTGCCACAGAGCTTTTGAACGAAGGTTTCAGCTTTGTTGCATGCGGGTCGGATGCAGGGTTGCTCGCTAAAGGTTCCGATGCGCTGCTTGCCCGTGTGCGCGGCGGACTGAAATAA
- a CDS encoding NAD(P)/FAD-dependent oxidoreductase: MTTAQHSSYDVIIIGGAMYGSSVAWWLSQMDGFDGRILVIERDPTYEFASTSHTNSCIRQQFSNRINVQVSQFGAEFIKNFRDFMGGDPEVPHLPLQSYGYMYLADTEAFADTLKEAQAVQNGLGAATKFMTRDEIATAYPFYQLDDIIGANHNLIDEGYFDGGTMFDWFKRMARRNGVEYLAGEVASITHSKTGVESVTLKAGDTIACGTLVNASGPRAAVTARMAGLDIPVVARKRYTFIFDAAQPLDRDLPLTIDPSGVHMRSEGKYYLAGCPPDVDLDVAFDDFEFDHSIWQEKVWPIIATRVPAFEQVKVINEWVGHYAYNTFDQNALLGRSETLSNFIFVNGFSGHGLQQSPAMGRGIAELITYGAYRSLDLSPFDVNRVARGEKFVEKAVI, encoded by the coding sequence ATGACCACAGCACAACATTCAAGCTATGATGTCATCATTATCGGCGGCGCAATGTACGGGTCATCCGTTGCTTGGTGGCTCAGCCAGATGGATGGATTTGACGGTCGCATTTTGGTAATCGAGCGCGATCCAACCTATGAATTCGCCTCTACCAGCCACACCAACAGCTGTATCCGTCAGCAGTTCAGCAACCGGATCAATGTGCAGGTTTCGCAGTTCGGGGCTGAGTTCATCAAGAACTTTCGCGACTTTATGGGAGGTGATCCAGAGGTCCCACACCTCCCCCTACAAAGCTATGGCTACATGTATCTGGCAGACACGGAAGCGTTTGCCGACACGTTGAAAGAGGCGCAAGCCGTTCAAAATGGCCTTGGTGCCGCCACCAAATTCATGACGCGTGACGAGATTGCAACCGCTTACCCGTTCTACCAGCTAGACGACATCATTGGTGCCAATCACAACCTCATCGATGAAGGGTATTTCGACGGCGGCACCATGTTTGACTGGTTCAAGCGTATGGCGCGCAGGAACGGCGTCGAATACCTGGCCGGCGAGGTAGCATCGATCACGCATAGCAAGACGGGCGTAGAAAGCGTCACACTCAAAGCCGGCGACACCATCGCGTGTGGCACGTTGGTCAATGCCTCAGGCCCGCGTGCCGCTGTAACGGCGCGCATGGCCGGGTTGGATATCCCTGTGGTCGCGCGCAAACGCTATACCTTTATCTTTGACGCCGCTCAGCCGCTGGACCGGGACCTGCCGCTGACAATTGATCCATCAGGCGTGCACATGCGATCCGAAGGGAAATACTATCTTGCCGGTTGCCCACCAGACGTGGACTTGGACGTGGCCTTTGATGATTTTGAATTCGACCATTCGATTTGGCAGGAAAAAGTCTGGCCCATCATCGCCACCCGCGTCCCTGCGTTTGAGCAGGTAAAGGTCATCAATGAATGGGTTGGGCATTATGCCTATAATACGTTCGACCAGAATGCCCTGTTGGGCCGTAGTGAGACGTTGTCCAATTTCATCTTCGTCAACGGCTTTTCCGGCCATGGGTTGCAGCAATCACCCGCTATGGGCCGTGGCATTGCAGAACTCATCACCTATGGTGCATATCGGAGCTTGGATCTGAGCCCGTTTGATGTGAACCGCGTCGCCCGGGGCGAAAAATTTGTTGAGAAGGCCGTAATATGA
- a CDS encoding phosphotransferase family protein, producing MHTYDTALLAKYLAKHVDGFGMLDGIEKFSDGQSNPTYKLTSGKHQYVLRAKPPGKLLKSAHAVDREYRVMQALGGTDVPVPKVLHLSGDDSPMGTQFMVMEMVQGRIFWDPALPELEARARAEVYDQMNATLAALHCVDPAAVSLADYGKPGNYFERQITRWSAQYRDAQTDPLPDADWLIDWLNGNMVPDDGASSIVHGDFRIDNMIFAPNNETLIALLDWELSTLGHPLADLAYQCMHWRLPHAGHFRGLAGVDRANAGLPSEDAYVDLYCQRRRVSRPENWNFYVVFSYFRLLAILQGVLKRGLDGNASNPKNAAMMRDVIVLLAKDARALANT from the coding sequence ATGCATACCTATGATACTGCGCTGCTTGCGAAATATCTGGCAAAGCATGTCGATGGCTTTGGCATGCTGGACGGAATCGAGAAATTTTCCGATGGGCAGTCCAACCCAACCTACAAATTGACGTCCGGGAAACATCAATACGTTTTACGCGCCAAGCCACCCGGCAAGCTCTTGAAATCCGCCCATGCTGTCGACCGCGAATACCGGGTGATGCAGGCCTTGGGCGGCACGGATGTTCCTGTCCCAAAGGTGCTGCACCTTTCAGGCGACGACAGCCCCATGGGTACGCAGTTCATGGTGATGGAAATGGTGCAGGGCCGCATCTTTTGGGACCCTGCCCTGCCTGAGTTAGAGGCGCGTGCACGGGCCGAGGTGTACGACCAGATGAATGCCACACTTGCTGCATTACACTGCGTCGATCCAGCTGCGGTTAGCTTGGCCGATTACGGCAAACCCGGCAATTATTTCGAACGTCAGATCACCCGCTGGTCGGCGCAGTACCGCGATGCGCAAACAGATCCATTACCAGATGCAGATTGGCTGATCGATTGGTTGAACGGCAATATGGTGCCCGATGACGGTGCCAGCAGCATCGTGCACGGCGATTTTCGAATCGACAACATGATCTTTGCGCCAAACAACGAGACACTGATCGCCCTCCTTGATTGGGAGCTTTCGACCCTTGGCCATCCGCTCGCTGATCTTGCCTATCAATGTATGCACTGGCGGCTGCCCCATGCGGGCCATTTTCGCGGCCTTGCAGGTGTCGATAGAGCCAATGCTGGACTGCCCAGTGAAGATGCCTATGTCGACCTTTATTGCCAAAGGCGCCGGGTTTCTCGACCAGAGAATTGGAACTTCTATGTGGTTTTCTCATATTTTCGGTTGCTGGCCATTTTGCAGGGCGTGCTGAAACGCGGGCTGGATGGGAACGCATCAAACCCCAAGAATGCAGCGATGATGCGCGACGTGATCGTGCTTTTGGCCAAAGACGCCCGCGCCCTTGCCAACACCTGA
- a CDS encoding acyl-CoA dehydrogenase family protein, which produces MDLSFGMRPESRDLLDRVVAMIRDHVIPLEAEYHDEVGKGDRWTYTPRQTEILEGLKQKAKDAGLWNFWLTDSEKGIGLTTVEYAYFAEEMGKTPLGAEVFNCSAPDTGNMEVFERYGTQKQKDMWLSKLLKGEIRSAYLMTEPDVASSDATNVRMACVRDGDDYVLNGEKWWASGAGDPRCAVYIVMVKTGSDDLTKHARQSMIVVDAKTPGIEVLRPMQVYGHDDAPHGHMHIRFKDVRVPAEDLLLGEGRGFEIAQGRLGPGRIHHCMRAIGQAEAALELMCRRSMEREAFGKPLAQLGANFDIIAECRMEIEMARLLCLKAAWFMDQGDKRAAAPWISQIKVVAPRVALKVIDEAVQMHGAEGISQDTPLANAWTHVRTLRLADGPDAVHRRQVARAELRKYTQRPV; this is translated from the coding sequence ATGGATTTGAGTTTTGGCATGCGGCCGGAGTCGCGCGATTTGTTGGACCGTGTCGTCGCGATGATACGCGATCATGTGATCCCGCTTGAGGCGGAATATCACGATGAAGTCGGCAAAGGCGACCGCTGGACCTATACGCCGCGGCAGACGGAAATCCTGGAGGGGTTAAAGCAAAAAGCCAAAGACGCAGGTCTGTGGAACTTCTGGCTAACCGACAGTGAAAAAGGTATCGGCCTGACAACTGTGGAATACGCCTATTTTGCAGAAGAAATGGGGAAAACGCCTCTAGGTGCTGAGGTGTTCAATTGCTCTGCGCCCGACACTGGCAACATGGAAGTTTTCGAGCGCTACGGCACGCAAAAGCAAAAAGACATGTGGTTGTCAAAACTGCTGAAGGGCGAAATCCGGTCTGCTTATCTGATGACGGAACCTGATGTGGCATCGTCGGATGCGACGAATGTGCGCATGGCCTGTGTTCGCGATGGGGACGACTATGTTCTCAATGGCGAAAAATGGTGGGCCAGTGGTGCCGGAGATCCGCGCTGCGCAGTTTACATTGTGATGGTCAAAACCGGTAGTGACGACCTCACCAAACATGCGCGCCAATCAATGATCGTGGTGGATGCCAAAACACCAGGGATCGAGGTTTTGCGCCCCATGCAGGTATACGGCCATGATGACGCCCCACACGGGCATATGCATATCCGGTTTAAGGACGTGCGCGTGCCTGCCGAGGATCTACTGCTGGGCGAGGGGCGCGGGTTTGAAATCGCGCAGGGCCGGCTTGGGCCTGGGCGTATCCACCATTGCATGCGCGCCATTGGGCAAGCTGAAGCCGCACTTGAGCTGATGTGCCGCCGCAGCATGGAACGCGAGGCGTTTGGAAAGCCGTTGGCTCAGTTGGGTGCGAATTTCGACATCATCGCGGAATGCCGGATGGAGATCGAAATGGCGCGGCTTTTGTGCCTCAAGGCCGCATGGTTCATGGATCAAGGTGACAAACGTGCCGCTGCCCCTTGGATCAGCCAGATCAAGGTGGTCGCCCCACGTGTAGCGCTCAAGGTGATTGATGAAGCGGTGCAAATGCACGGCGCTGAGGGGATCAGTCAGGACACGCCGCTTGCCAATGCATGGACCCATGTGCGGACCTTGCGATTGGCAGACGGCCCCGATGCCGTTCATCGCAGGCAGGTCGCACGTGCGGAACTGCGCAAGTACACCCAAAGGCCCGTTTGA
- a CDS encoding membrane dipeptidase, whose product MKSPLIDNLQYARFSPRIFEQMRAGGVDAAHVTIAYHESFREMVLNLEQWNRWFEAHPDLIFKGTSGACVTLAQETGRTAIFFGFQNPSPIEDDIGLVEICHQLGIRFMQLTYNNQSLLATGCYEDYDAGLTRMGRQVVTEMNRVGMVVDMSHSGDRSTRDAIEHSTRPIAITHANPAWWHEALRNKPDEVLRPLTESGGMFGFSIYPHHLAQGSLCTASSFFQMIEEAARRYGAASLGIGTDLCQDQPDSIVEWMRVGRWSKVIDYGEGSASNAGFPPMPVWFNDNRDFGNIRAGLEATSLTSQEIDGIMGGNWYRFYAASFGPMV is encoded by the coding sequence ATGAAATCACCGCTGATCGACAATTTACAATACGCCCGCTTTTCGCCCCGCATCTTTGAACAGATGCGCGCAGGCGGCGTGGACGCTGCGCATGTAACCATCGCCTATCACGAGAGCTTTCGTGAAATGGTACTGAACCTTGAACAATGGAACCGCTGGTTTGAAGCGCATCCTGATCTGATTTTCAAAGGTACTTCAGGGGCCTGTGTGACCCTCGCTCAAGAAACAGGGCGCACGGCGATCTTTTTTGGATTTCAAAACCCCAGCCCGATCGAAGACGATATTGGCCTTGTTGAGATTTGCCATCAACTGGGCATACGGTTCATGCAGCTCACCTATAATAACCAATCGTTGCTCGCGACGGGCTGTTATGAAGATTACGACGCCGGACTGACCCGCATGGGCCGACAGGTCGTGACCGAGATGAACCGGGTCGGCATGGTTGTCGACATGTCCCACTCCGGAGACCGCTCTACGCGTGATGCAATTGAACACTCAACACGACCCATCGCCATCACCCACGCAAATCCAGCGTGGTGGCATGAGGCGTTACGCAACAAACCTGATGAGGTCCTAAGGCCGCTAACAGAGTCTGGGGGCATGTTTGGATTTTCCATTTATCCTCATCACCTTGCACAGGGAAGCTTATGCACCGCATCAAGCTTTTTCCAGATGATTGAAGAGGCCGCGCGACGTTATGGGGCAGCTTCGCTTGGTATCGGCACTGATCTTTGTCAGGACCAGCCCGACAGTATCGTCGAATGGATGCGCGTGGGCCGCTGGTCCAAGGTGATTGATTATGGTGAAGGATCTGCCAGCAACGCAGGCTTTCCACCTATGCCGGTTTGGTTCAACGACAACCGTGATTTTGGCAATATCCGCGCTGGCTTGGAGGCGACATCGCTGACATCCCAAGAGATCGACGGGATTATGGGGGGCAATTGGTACCGCTTCTATGCGGCCAGTTTTGGACCGATGGTATGA
- the truA gene encoding tRNA pseudouridine(38-40) synthase TruA produces the protein MPRFALKIEYHGAPFVGWQRQIDLPSVQGAIEAALAKLEPRVHNIAAAGRTDAGVHALAQVAHCDMENDWTAFRLSEALNYHLKPTPIGIVGCAEVAPDWHARFSALERQYHFRILTRRAPATHQAGLVWQVKHPLDVAAMQAGADRLVGRHDFTTFRSTICQAKSPVKTLDRLNISEVETAQGTEVHFDVRARSFLHNQVRSFVGTLERVGGGSLSPDGVSTALEAKDRAACGPVCPPHGLYLAAVSYEADPFA, from the coding sequence ATGCCACGCTTTGCCCTAAAAATCGAATACCACGGCGCGCCTTTTGTCGGTTGGCAACGCCAGATCGACCTTCCGTCCGTTCAGGGCGCAATTGAAGCCGCGTTGGCAAAGCTGGAACCGCGTGTCCACAATATAGCCGCCGCGGGGCGAACGGATGCAGGTGTTCACGCGCTTGCTCAGGTGGCCCATTGCGATATGGAAAACGACTGGACCGCCTTTCGCCTATCTGAGGCGTTAAATTATCATCTAAAACCAACGCCTATTGGCATTGTTGGCTGCGCCGAAGTTGCCCCCGACTGGCACGCAAGATTTTCCGCGCTGGAACGACAGTACCATTTTCGTATCCTAACACGCCGCGCCCCCGCCACACATCAGGCGGGGTTGGTTTGGCAGGTCAAACACCCGCTAGATGTTGCGGCGATGCAGGCCGGCGCTGACCGGCTGGTGGGGCGTCATGACTTCACCACTTTCCGCTCGACCATCTGTCAGGCGAAGAGCCCGGTAAAAACACTGGATCGGTTGAATATTTCAGAAGTTGAAACGGCGCAGGGGACCGAAGTACATTTCGACGTACGTGCGAGGTCTTTCTTGCACAATCAAGTTCGTAGCTTTGTCGGGACGCTTGAGCGGGTCGGCGGAGGATCGCTTTCCCCTGATGGCGTAAGCACAGCACTTGAGGCCAAAGATCGCGCCGCCTGCGGCCCAGTGTGTCCGCCGCACGGGTTGTACCTCGCCGCGGTCAGCTATGAGGCCGATCCCTTCGCCTAA
- a CDS encoding YcjX family protein, with protein MVISKIADGIWRQVEAVQDTVSEAFFEPVIRLGVTGLARSGKTVFITSLVANLLDRGRMPGLLAASEGRIEAAFLQPQPDDTVPRFEYESHLAALTARAPHWPGSTRAISELRLSLRVRPSGLLAGFQGPRTIHLDIVDYPGEWLLDLGLLDLSYDEWVSQVLERIENREEAAAYRAMVAQTDPQAKLEEPIAKALADTFADYLQTARLAGYSDCTPGRFLLPGDLAGSPVLTFAPLPGGEGDARRSLRREMARRFEAYKSQVVKPFFRDHFTRIDRQVVLVDALGAINAGPRAVEDMRAAMEEILGAFRPGRNGFLTSILRGKRVEKILFAATKADHLHHAQHPQMTAIMQALTREARDRARFAGAETAAMSIASLRATTEATMAHDGTDLDVVRGTLLETGKEAAFYPGELPSDPAHLLTPARAGQERWLDGDYQIMRFAPAPLTLRPGDGPPHIRLDRAVEFLIGDKL; from the coding sequence TTGGTCATCTCTAAAATCGCCGATGGCATCTGGCGGCAAGTCGAAGCGGTACAGGACACTGTATCAGAAGCGTTTTTTGAACCGGTCATCCGTTTGGGTGTGACGGGGCTTGCGCGATCGGGCAAGACGGTTTTTATCACCTCGCTGGTGGCAAATCTGCTGGACCGCGGGCGGATGCCAGGGCTGCTTGCCGCGAGCGAGGGCCGGATAGAGGCCGCGTTCTTGCAACCGCAACCTGATGACACGGTTCCGCGTTTTGAATATGAGAGCCACCTTGCCGCGTTGACGGCGCGCGCCCCGCATTGGCCGGGCAGCACGCGGGCGATCTCAGAGCTTCGCTTGTCTTTGCGGGTGCGCCCGTCGGGGTTGCTGGCCGGGTTTCAGGGGCCGCGTACGATCCATCTGGATATTGTCGACTATCCGGGGGAGTGGTTGCTGGATCTGGGCCTCTTGGATCTGAGCTATGATGAATGGGTGTCGCAGGTTCTGGAGCGGATTGAAAACCGTGAAGAAGCGGCCGCTTACCGTGCGATGGTCGCGCAAACGGATCCGCAGGCCAAACTGGAAGAACCAATCGCCAAGGCGCTTGCCGACACGTTCGCCGACTACCTTCAGACGGCGCGTTTGGCGGGCTATTCCGATTGCACCCCGGGCCGGTTCTTGTTGCCCGGTGATCTGGCGGGCAGTCCGGTTCTGACCTTTGCGCCCTTGCCGGGCGGCGAAGGGGATGCGCGCCGATCATTGCGGCGCGAAATGGCGCGACGGTTTGAGGCGTATAAATCGCAAGTCGTCAAACCGTTCTTTCGCGATCATTTTACCCGGATCGACCGGCAAGTGGTGTTGGTAGATGCCTTGGGCGCGATCAATGCAGGCCCACGTGCGGTTGAAGACATGCGTGCCGCGATGGAAGAGATTTTGGGAGCGTTCAGGCCGGGGCGTAATGGCTTTTTAACCAGCATTCTGCGCGGCAAACGCGTCGAGAAAATCCTGTTCGCAGCGACAAAGGCGGACCATTTACATCATGCGCAACACCCGCAGATGACCGCCATAATGCAGGCGTTGACCCGTGAGGCGCGCGATCGTGCGCGGTTTGCTGGGGCGGAGACAGCCGCCATGTCCATCGCATCCCTGCGCGCTACAACTGAGGCCACGATGGCCCATGACGGTACTGATTTGGACGTCGTGCGCGGCACGCTGTTGGAAACGGGCAAAGAAGCTGCGTTCTATCCCGGCGAGTTGCCAAGTGATCCTGCGCATCTGCTGACCCCTGCGCGGGCAGGTCAGGAACGCTGGCTCGATGGTGATTACCAGATCATGCGGTTTGCTCCGGCTCCGCTGACGCTACGCCCGGGCGATGGCCCGCCACATATTAGGCTAGACCGAGCGGTTGAGTTCTTGATCGGTGATAAATTGTGA
- a CDS encoding GNAT family N-acetyltransferase, with the protein MTEFELGEARVLDAGAVGGVMGQANDRLVWLPRSFSGAQDIMFAGDMIDTGWVRVARVEGAVVGFLARCGAEVHGLYLLPQMQGRGIARALMTEAQRTCDTLGLWSYEANSRASRFYRKAGFVEVSRSAGATNDVGLPDIRFEWQREAD; encoded by the coding sequence GTGACCGAGTTTGAATTAGGCGAAGCGCGGGTCCTTGATGCGGGGGCCGTAGGTGGAGTGATGGGGCAAGCCAACGACAGGCTTGTGTGGTTGCCACGTAGTTTTAGCGGTGCCCAAGACATCATGTTTGCAGGCGATATGATCGATACAGGGTGGGTTCGCGTGGCGCGTGTCGAAGGGGCGGTGGTCGGTTTTCTGGCCCGCTGTGGCGCAGAGGTGCACGGCCTTTATTTGTTGCCGCAAATGCAAGGTCGCGGGATCGCGCGTGCACTAATGACAGAGGCGCAGCGGACCTGTGATACGCTCGGTTTGTGGAGTTACGAGGCGAATTCTCGTGCATCCCGATTTTACCGCAAAGCGGGCTTTGTCGAAGTTTCGCGGTCGGCAGGGGCCACCAATGATGTGGGCTTGCCAGATATCCGGTTTGAGTGGCAAAGGGAGGCTGATTGA
- a CDS encoding YcjF family protein, producing MAKGPVLFDLDEDAGPRPSVAEAPPVLDAVVAAPQGQAMQIAARLAARKPSMLSRLFWALLTTLIGALISITAWSFVTDLIARYPVLGWAMTVLIGAFLLVLALMSLRELAAFGRLARLDGLHHDAGQALANDDLKTARGVTDRLVALYKGREDTRWGRDRLAELRGDQLDAAGLLGLAEAELLGPLDVAASREVEAAARQVATVTALVPIALADVAAALTSNLRMIRRIAEVYGGRSGFFGSWRLTRAVLSHLVATGAVAVGDDMLEPILGGSLLGKLSRRFGEGLVNGALTARVGVAAIEVCRPLPFVSAKPPKVRGIIKRSLGGLFGSTKEG from the coding sequence ATGGCCAAGGGTCCAGTTCTTTTTGATCTAGACGAAGATGCAGGGCCACGCCCGTCGGTCGCTGAAGCACCGCCCGTTCTGGACGCCGTTGTTGCAGCTCCGCAAGGGCAAGCGATGCAGATTGCCGCGCGTCTTGCGGCGCGAAAACCCTCAATGTTGTCACGGCTTTTTTGGGCATTATTAACAACGTTGATTGGCGCGTTGATCTCGATAACGGCGTGGAGTTTCGTGACCGATCTGATCGCGCGCTACCCGGTATTGGGCTGGGCGATGACCGTGCTGATTGGTGCATTTTTGTTGGTACTGGCGTTGATGTCGCTGCGTGAGCTGGCAGCATTTGGCCGTCTGGCGCGGCTTGATGGGCTGCATCATGATGCGGGGCAGGCCCTGGCAAATGACGATCTGAAAACTGCGCGTGGCGTGACGGATCGCCTGGTCGCGCTTTATAAAGGACGCGAAGATACCCGCTGGGGCCGCGATCGTTTGGCCGAGTTGCGCGGTGATCAGTTGGATGCCGCAGGCCTGCTGGGATTGGCGGAGGCTGAACTATTGGGACCGCTGGATGTCGCTGCCAGCCGCGAAGTCGAGGCCGCAGCACGGCAGGTGGCGACCGTCACGGCGCTGGTGCCAATTGCGCTGGCTGATGTCGCCGCTGCCCTAACATCCAATTTGCGGATGATCCGTCGCATTGCCGAGGTTTATGGCGGGCGGTCCGGCTTTTTCGGTTCTTGGCGGCTGACGCGTGCGGTGTTGTCGCATCTTGTGGCCACCGGAGCTGTGGCCGTAGGCGATGATATGCTGGAGCCGATCTTGGGTGGCTCGCTTCTTGGCAAGCTTAGCCGCCGTTTTGGTGAGGGTCTGGTGAATGGTGCGCTTACGGCGCGGGTTGGTGTCGCGGCCATCGAAGTTTGTCGGCCGCTGCCATTTGTTTCGGCAAAGCCTCCTAAGGTGCGCGGCATCATCAAACGGAGTTTGGGTGGGCTGTTCGGCAGCACAAAAGAAGGCTGA